From Spirosoma aerolatum, one genomic window encodes:
- a CDS encoding FGGY family carbohydrate kinase, which translates to MTNSYILAIDQGTSSTKTLLFDQNGQVVARASEPLITNYLADGFVEQGPEDLFRNVLISVGKCIGSFAAQGGDLKAISACGISNQRETFVVWDDTGVPLYNAIVWQCKRSIQVCERLKAEGLEQRIQEKTGLFIDPYFSGTKLIWLYENDEKVRQAVDAGKAYFGTVDTWLLYKLTNGQHYLTDYTNASRTLFFNLHTLSWDLELLAAFGLSKLNLPEPKPSSAFFGKSNFNGLFDHTLPITSLIGDSHAAAFGEGCFAPGTAKATLGTGCSIMMNIGEEPITSQQGMVTTICWSTEERPGRRSVDYALEGVIVTCGATIEWLKNSLGLFAESRETEAMAMAVPDNGGVYIIPAFSGLGAPHWQMSRKASISGLTFGSTKNHVVRAALESIPYQINDVIVAMEQDTGITLNELMVHGGISANQFVVQFLTDLLGKPVVNRDMPDVSALGAAYLAGLKTGLFKNLDHLQTLNAGKVSITPNVERSAVEKAYAGWQAALKE; encoded by the coding sequence ATGACCAATTCCTACATTCTGGCCATTGACCAGGGAACCAGCAGTACCAAAACGCTTTTGTTTGACCAGAACGGGCAGGTAGTCGCGCGGGCTTCGGAGCCGTTGATAACCAACTATTTGGCCGATGGATTCGTTGAGCAGGGCCCGGAAGATTTATTCCGAAATGTACTCATTTCGGTGGGAAAATGCATCGGGAGTTTTGCGGCTCAAGGCGGTGATCTAAAAGCTATCAGCGCCTGTGGTATTTCCAATCAGCGCGAAACATTTGTCGTTTGGGATGACACAGGTGTTCCACTCTATAATGCAATTGTCTGGCAATGTAAACGCTCTATTCAAGTCTGTGAGCGATTGAAAGCAGAAGGGCTGGAGCAACGCATTCAGGAAAAAACCGGGCTATTTATTGACCCTTACTTTTCGGGAACCAAACTGATCTGGCTATACGAGAATGACGAGAAGGTTCGGCAGGCCGTCGATGCCGGAAAGGCGTACTTTGGTACGGTCGATACGTGGCTGCTTTACAAACTGACCAACGGCCAGCACTACCTTACCGATTATACCAACGCATCCCGAACGTTGTTTTTTAACCTGCACACGTTAAGCTGGGATCTGGAACTGCTCGCTGCGTTTGGGCTCTCGAAGCTGAATCTGCCTGAGCCCAAACCATCTTCGGCCTTTTTCGGAAAATCGAATTTCAATGGTTTATTTGATCATACCTTACCCATTACCAGCCTGATAGGCGATTCGCACGCGGCCGCCTTTGGCGAAGGTTGTTTTGCACCGGGAACGGCAAAAGCTACATTAGGAACGGGCTGCTCGATCATGATGAATATCGGAGAGGAGCCTATTACATCGCAACAGGGTATGGTTACAACCATTTGCTGGAGCACTGAAGAGCGGCCGGGCCGACGTTCGGTAGACTATGCCCTGGAAGGGGTGATCGTCACCTGTGGCGCTACCATCGAATGGCTAAAAAACAGCTTGGGATTATTTGCCGAAAGCCGAGAAACAGAAGCGATGGCAATGGCTGTACCCGACAATGGTGGGGTGTATATCATTCCGGCATTTAGCGGATTAGGGGCTCCTCACTGGCAAATGTCCCGCAAAGCGTCGATCTCCGGGCTGACGTTCGGTTCAACGAAAAATCATGTAGTCAGAGCGGCTCTGGAATCCATTCCCTATCAGATCAACGATGTAATAGTAGCGATGGAGCAGGATACCGGAATAACGTTGAACGAACTGATGGTACACGGTGGAATCAGTGCCAATCAGTTTGTTGTACAGTTCCTGACTGATCTACTTGGGAAGCCGGTCGTTAACCGCGACATGCCTGATGTATCGGCTTTGGGAGCGGCTTATCTGGCTGGCCTGAAAACCGGACTGTTTAAAAACCTAGATCATTTACAGACATTAAACGCGGGTAAAGTTTCCATAACGCCCAATGTCGAACGGTCGGCTGTAGAAAAAGCGTATGCAGGCTGGCAGGCTGCTCTCAAGGAATAA
- a CDS encoding ABC transporter permease, with product MQLTATTYRPFLTRFQSLIALFILCLGISLLSDKFLTVANFWNVLRQISVNVCISTGMTLVVLTAGIDLSVGSVLALSGAITAGLLRNGIPIQSANLYIGFTLLGAILAGILTGSALGWFNGWAITRFKLPPFVATLAMLTIARGLTMLWTEGFPITGLGDSFTFLGTGWFLGIPVPVWLSGLIVTTAVLVTNKTRLGRYIYAIGGSESAARLSGVNIERIKIAVYTIAGGLAAIGGLLVTSRLDSAQPNAGTSYELDSIAAVVIGGTSLSGGRGSILGTVQGAIIIGVLNNGLVLLNVSPFWQQVVKGFVILLAVIIDKRTEKNE from the coding sequence ATGCAGCTAACCGCAACTACCTACCGACCTTTCCTGACGCGATTCCAATCGCTGATTGCTCTGTTTATTCTTTGCCTGGGAATCAGTCTTCTATCGGATAAATTCCTGACCGTAGCCAATTTCTGGAACGTACTCCGGCAGATTTCGGTCAATGTATGCATATCAACGGGCATGACGCTGGTAGTGCTGACAGCGGGTATAGACCTGTCAGTAGGTTCCGTTTTGGCTCTGTCGGGGGCAATTACGGCTGGCCTTCTGCGTAACGGTATTCCCATTCAGTCGGCCAATTTATACATTGGTTTTACTTTATTGGGAGCAATACTGGCTGGCATCCTGACGGGTTCGGCGCTGGGGTGGTTCAATGGCTGGGCTATTACACGCTTCAAATTGCCGCCCTTTGTAGCCACACTGGCGATGCTGACCATTGCCCGTGGCCTGACCATGCTCTGGACGGAAGGGTTTCCGATTACGGGCCTTGGCGACTCGTTTACGTTCCTGGGAACAGGCTGGTTTTTGGGTATTCCAGTTCCGGTCTGGTTATCGGGCCTTATTGTCACCACGGCCGTGCTGGTCACCAATAAAACCCGGTTAGGGCGCTATATCTACGCCATCGGTGGGAGCGAAAGCGCAGCCCGGTTGTCGGGCGTGAATATTGAAAGGATCAAAATAGCCGTATACACCATTGCCGGAGGATTAGCAGCTATTGGGGGCCTACTCGTAACCTCGCGACTGGATTCGGCCCAGCCCAACGCCGGAACAAGTTATGAACTCGATTCCATAGCGGCAGTCGTCATTGGCGGAACCTCCCTTTCGGGTGGCCGGGGTAGTATACTCGGTACGGTGCAGGGCGCTATTATCATTGGTGTTCTGAACAACGGCCTGGTCCTTCTGAATGTATCACCTTTCTGGCAACAGGTCGTAAAAGGGTTCGTCATCCTGCTGGCCGTAATCATCGATAAGCGAACAGAGAAAAATGAATAA
- a CDS encoding OsmC family protein: protein MLDSQPVTATQEFNTMQIELVRVDDAFHFEAIGKSGVAQHIDAATDIGGHNAGARPMEMLLMGLAGCTAIDVILILQKQKYVIEDFRLKVDGMREKDAHPAPFRKIHITYLLKGKLDTDKVKRAIDLSMDKYCSATAQFRPSADITYSFDIQE from the coding sequence ATGCTTGATTCACAACCCGTTACTGCTACTCAGGAATTTAACACAATGCAGATCGAACTGGTGCGTGTCGATGATGCTTTCCATTTTGAAGCCATCGGCAAATCGGGAGTTGCCCAGCATATAGACGCGGCTACTGATATCGGCGGACATAATGCTGGAGCCCGACCTATGGAAATGCTGCTGATGGGACTGGCCGGCTGTACCGCTATCGACGTTATTCTGATTCTGCAAAAACAAAAGTATGTGATCGAAGATTTCCGGCTGAAGGTCGATGGGATGCGTGAAAAAGATGCCCATCCAGCTCCATTCCGCAAAATACATATTACGTACTTATTGAAAGGCAAACTCGATACGGATAAGGTAAAACGGGCTATCGACCTGTCGATGGATAAGTATTGCTCCGCAACGGCTCAGTTTCGCCCCTCTGCCGATATTACTTACTCTTTTGACATTCAGGAGTGA